The region TAGCGGCGTCGACAATAATTGCACACGCATCATGTTGCAAACGCGGCTTAGCTGCGGGGCTGGGGTAGGCTGGGAGTCGATCCGTCAGCACTTCGGGAGGTTCGACGATGTCCCTGTCCGATGACGCGGCAGAAGCCCGCGCCCAGGGCTGGCGCGCCCTGGCCGCTCTGCACGCCCGGATCGAGACCCGGATCGAGCGCTCGCTCCAGCACGAGCACGACCTCAGCGTGAGCGAGTTCACCGTGCTCGACGTGCTGTCCCGGCAGGACGGCTGGCACATGCGCATGCAGCAGCTCGCCAACGCCGTCGTGCTCAGCCAGAGCGCGACGACCAGGCTGGTGACCAGGCTGGAGAAGCTCGGACTGCTGCGCCGCTACCTCTGCGAGGACGACCGCAGGGGGATCTACACCGAGGTCAGCGAGTCCGGCCAGAAGCTGCTGGCCGCCGCCCGGCCCACGCACGACACCGCGCTGCGCGAGGCGATGGACGAGGCCGGCGAGGTGCCCGAGCTGGCTCCGCTGGTCCGCGCGCTGGAAACCCTGGAACCCACGGCGGTCTGAGGGCCGTCCCCACACTCATCTCGCGTACCGGAACCTGACTGCCTGGTTTTGAACTCGCCTTGCGCAGCGGTTCCGGTCGCGGAACCTCGGGCTTCTTCTCGCGTATCACCCGTCGCCGCCCGTCGCGGACCGCGTCGGCCTGACCCGGCTCAGTCCCGCTTCGCCGCGTCGGCCGGGATGGTGGCCCGCAGGGTTTCGACGGCGTGGTCGCGGTGCTCGGTCAGCAGGACGACCAGCTCGGCGGCGTCGTGCCGCTTGGCCGCGTCGACGATCGCGGCGTGCTCCTCGTGCACCCGCGCCCGGTTGGCGTCGGAGTTGTAGTACACCGCCCGGTACGCGTCGGTGGCGTCCCACAGCGTCCGCACCACCCGCAGCAGCCGCGGCATCCGCGCCGGTTCCAGGAGTGCGAAGTGGAAGCGCCGGTTCGCCGCGATCATGCCCACCAGGTCGCCGTCGCGCGACGCGGACTCGACCTCGCGCTGCGCCTCGGTGATGACCGCGAGGTCGGACTCGTCGAACCGCCCCGCGGCCACCGTCGCCGCCTCCGACTCCAGCAGCTCCCGCATCCGGTAGACCTCGAGCAGGTCGTCGAGCGAGAGCTCGGCGACGGAGTAGCCCCGGTGCGGCTGGTAGACGACCTGGCCCTCGGCCTCCAGCGTCTTGAGGGCTTCCCGCAACGGCACCCGGCTCACCCCGAGGTGCTGGGCGATCGCGTCCTGGCGGATCGGCTGCCCCGGTGCGAGCTCGCCGGCCACGATCGACTTCCGGAGCTCGTCGAGCACGAACTCCTGGGTGGTGGGTGGGCGTCGCATCGCACTCCAGTGCCTCGGCGTGGGTATGTCGATCCTATGGGTGAGCGAGGGCGGTTCGCGTTCTTCGAACGGTTGACCCGCCGTCTGGCAACTGTATATTGGATCCAACTTTCCCCCGGATGCAAGCCGACGGCGTCGGCGCGGAGAAGAGGTGGGTCCGAGCATGGAGCGTGCCCTGCCGATGGACGGCGTGGTCGTCGCGGACTTCAGCCGGGTGCTCGCCGGACCGTATGCGACCATGCTGATGGCCGACCTCGGCGCCACGGTCATCAAGGTGGAGCGGCCCGGCACCGGCGACGACACCCGGAGCTGGGGTCCACCGTGGACAGAGCACGCCTCGTCCTACTTCGAGTCGGTCAACCGCGGCAAGCGCAGCATCACCCTCGACCTCGCCGACCCCTCCGACCAGGAGACCGCCCGCGAGCTGGTCCGCCGCAGCGACGTGCTGGTGGAGAACTTCCGCCCCGGGTCGCTCGCCCGCTACGGGCTGGACTTCGACAGCGCCGCCGAGCTGAACCCGCGGCTGGTCTACGCCTCGATCTCCGGCTTCGGCAGCGGCGCCGGTGCCGACCTGCCCGGCTACGACTTCGTGGTGCAGGCGCTCGGCGGGCTGATGAGCATCACCGGCAGCCCGGAGGGACCGCCCACCAAGGTCGGCGTCGCACTGGTCGACGTGCTCACCGGCAAGGACGCCGCGCTGGGGATCATGGCCGCGCTGCGCCAGCGGGAGGCCACCGGACGCGGCCAGCACGTCGAGGTCAACCTGCTGTCGAGCCTGCTGGCGTCCCTGGTCAACCAGATGAGCGGGATGCTGGCCACCGGAGCGCCGCCTGGGCGGATGGGCAACCAGCACCCGAGCATCGCGCCTTACGAGACGCTGCGCTGCGAGGACGCCTACCTGGCGGTGGCCATCGGCAACGACGGGCAGTTCCGCAGGCTCGCCGACGCGCTCGGCCTGGTCGGGCTGGCCGAGGACGAGCGCTTCGCCACCAACGCGCAGCGGGTCGCCAACCGGCCCGCGCTGGTCGAGCTGCTGGAGAACGTGCTCGGCGCCCGCCCCGCCGCGGACTGGCAGGAGCGGCTGCAGCGCGCGGGCATCGCCTGCGGTCAGGTCAACGACCTCTCCCGCGCGGTGCACTACGCCGAGTCGCTCGGGCTGAACCCGCTGGTCGATCCGGGCCAGGGTGCGACGGCGCAGGTGCGCATGCCCATCGACTTCTCCGACTCCGCCGGCGTCAAGCCGCTCGCCCCGCCCCGCCTCGGCGAGCACGGCGAGCAGATCCGGGCCTGGCTGGCCGATCCCGCCGCCGGTCCACCGCCGGCCTGACGGCTGCCCGGCCACCGGACCGGCCGAGCCGCACAACCGTTCCTCCAGGAAGGAATCCCGCCATGAGCAGCAGCGGTGCCCGCCCCGCTTTCGATCCCCGCGACCCGCTCGGCATCGACGACGAGCTCACCACCGAGCAGCTCGCCATCCGCGACAGCGTCCGCGCGCTGTGCCGCGACCACGTGCTGCCGCACGTCGGCGAGTGGTTCGAGCGCGGCGAGTTCCCGCAGGCCAGGGAGCTGGCCAGGGAGCTCGGCAAGCTCGGCGTGCTCGGCATGCACCTGGAGGGCTACGGCTGCGCCGGGATGTCCGCCGTGGACTACGGCCTGGCCTGCGAGGAGCTGGAGGCGTGCGACTCCGGCCTGCGCTCGCTGGTGTCGGTGCAGGGGTCGCTGGCCATGTTCGCGATCTGGCGCTGGGGCTCGGAGGAGCAGAAGCAGCAGTGGCTGCCCCGGATGGCGGCGGGCGAGGCGATCGGCTGCTTCGGCCTGACCGAGCCCGACCACGGCTCCGACCCGGCGTCGATGCGCACCTCGGCCCGACGGGACGGCTCGGACTGGGTGCTAAACGGCCGCAAGATGTGGATCACCAACGGCACCATCGCCGACGTCGCGGTGGTCTGGGCGCGGACCGAGGACGGCGTGCGCGGTTTCGTCGTGCCGACCGACACCGCGGGCTTCTCGGCGCCGGAGATCAAGCAGAAGCTTTCGCTGCGCGCGTCGGTCACCAGCGAGCTGGTCCTCGACGACGTGCGGCTGCCCGCCGAGGCGCAACTGCCCGGGGCCGAGGGTCTGCGCGGGCCGCTGAGCTGCCTCAACGAGGCCCGCTACGGCATCGTGTGGGGCGCCACCGGCGCCGGGCGGGCGTGCCTGGAGGCGGCGCTGGACTACGCGGGCAGCCGCGAGCAGTTCGGCCGCCCGATCGCCGGTTTCCAGCTCACCCAGGGCAAGCTCGCCGACATGGCGGTGCGGGTGCAGAACGGCCGGTTGCTCGCGATGCACCTGGGCAAGCGCAAGGACGCCGGCACGCTGCTCCCGCAGCAGGTCAGCTTCGGCAAGCTGGACAACGTGCGCGGGGCGCTGGAGGTGGCGCGGACCGCGCGCACGATCCTCGGGGCCAACGGCATCTCGCTGGAGTACCCGGTGATCCGGCACATGACCAACCTGGAGTCGGTGCTGACCTACGAGGGCACCAGCGAGATGCACGCGCTGAGCATCGGCCAGGCGCTGACCGGGCTGTCCGCCTTCCGGGGCTGAGAAACGGGTGGTTCGAACAGAAAACGAACCGCGCTGACATTTGGGCGGGAACGAGTGGATCTCATTTCTCTCGTTCCCGCTTAAGTGTTGTTCTTGGAGAAGATTGCGCCAAGATTCGATCTCGTTTGGATAACGACAACCATTCTGATCGGCGATTCTCCGTGGTGCCGAGAAAAATCTCGATGGCGGAAGAGTATTGCGACTGCGCAGGCGGTTGTGCCTCCGCCCGGCAGAGTGTCAATTCCTCCCGATCAGGTAAGCGGTCTTCATGTTTCCCGGTTGTTCCGGTTCCGCCAGGGAGCCGAGCACCCCCACATGAGGGAGAGCTTCATGAAACGAGTTCGAGCTGCTTGGCGCCGACGTCGGACCGGCGCGGTGCTGGTCACCGCGGTCGGGGTGGCGCTGGCCACCGCGGTCGCGACTCCGGCCCAGGCAGACCGCGGTGTCCCCGCGGCCGGTGCCGAAACGATCATTCCCAACAGTTATCTGGTGGTGCTCGCCGACACTCCGGACACCCAGTCGGGGGTGGAGGCCATCGCCGAGAACCTGCTGGCCAAGTACCCCGGCGAACTGACCCGCACTTTCGACACCGCGTTGCGCGGCTTCTCGGTCTCCATGCAGGAGCCCAACGCCACGCGGCTGGCGCAGGACCCGGCGGTGGCCTTCGTCGAGCCCAACAAGCAGGTGCGGGCCATCGAGACCCAGCAGAACCCGCCTTCGTGGGGTCTGGACCGCATCGACCAGCGGAACCTGCCGCTGAACAACGCCTACACCTACGGGCCGAACGCGTCCAACGTGTCGGCCTACGTCATCGACACCGGGGTGCGCATCAGCCACCGGACCTTCGGCGGCCGCGCCAAGCACGGCTTCGACTCGGTCGACAACGACAACGACGCCAGCGACTGCAACGGCCACGGCACCCACGTCGCGGGCACCATCGGCGGTGCCGAGTACGGCGTGGCCAAGGCGGTCAACATCGTGGCCGTGCGGGTGCTGGACTGCCGCGGCAGCGGCACCACCGACGGCGTGATCGCAGGCATCGACTGGGTCACCAAGAACGCCAAGAAGCCCGCGGTGGCCAACATGAGCCTCGGCGGCGGCGCCAGCAACGCGCTGGACCAGGCGGTGCGCAACTCGGTCGGCTCCGGCGTCACCTACGCCGTCGCGGCGGGCAACGGCGACTCCTCCGGCAACCCGATCGACGCCTGCGGCTACTCGCCGGCGCGGACCCCCGAGGCCATCACCGTCGGTGCCACCGACAACGGGGACAACCGGGCGAAGTTCTCCAACTACGGCAAGTGCCTCGACCTGTTCGCGCCCGGCGTGAACATCACCTCGTCGTGGCACACCAACGACACCGCCTCCAACACCATCAGCGGCACGTCGATGGCGACGCCGCACGTGGCGGGTGCCGCGGCGCTGTACCTGTCGGCGAACCCGTCGGCGGCGCCGTCCGCGGTCGCGAGCGGCCTCACCGGTGCGGCGACCAGCGACGTGGTCAAGGACCCGCGCCCCGGCTCGCCGAACAAGCTGCTCTACACCGGCAGCTGACGGCGGTACCGCGACCAGCCCCTCCCGGCGGCCGCCGGGAGGGGTTCACCACACCGTGAACCCGCCGTCGGCGACGAGGTTGCTGCCGGTGACGAAGCTGCTGGCCTCCGAGGCCAGGAACACCGCGATCGGCCCGAGCTCGCGCGGTTCGGCGACCCGGCCCATCGGGGTCTGCGCGACCCACGTGCGGAACCAGTCCGGCTGGGACGTCTCGACCTGCCTGAGCAGCTCGGTGCCGGTGTAGCCGGGGGAGATCGAGTTGACCCGCACGCCGCGCCCCGCCCATTCCCCCGCCAGCGACTTGGTGAGCATGATGACCCCGGCCTTGGACGTGTTGTAGGACGCCTGCGGCTGCGGGTGGTTGGAGATCAGCCCCGACATCGACGCGATGTTGATGATCGAGCCCGAGCCCTGCGCGAGCATCGCCCTGCCTGCCTCGCGGCAGCACCAGAAGACCGCGTCGAGGTTGAGCCCGAGCACCGCGCGCCACGACTCGTCCGGCATCGACTCCGCGGGCTCGTTGCGGACCATCCCTGCGTTGTGCACGGAGACGTCGATGCGCCCGTGATCGGCCACGATCCGCGCGACACCGTCGGCGACCGCGCCGGAGTCGGTGACGTCCAGTGGCAGGAACTCGCCTTCCAGCTCGGCGGCGGCCTTCTCGCCGGTCTCCTGGTTGATCTCGCCGATCACGAGCCGGGCGCCCGCCGACCGAAGCGCTCTGGCGATCTCCAGGCCGATGCCCTGGCCGCCGCCGGTGACCAGCGCGACCTTGTCCCGCAACGAGAAGACCTCGGTTCCCATCGAATGCCAACCTCCCGCGAGCGCCGCCCGGTGCCGAACCCGATCAACGTAGCGGTGGCGGCAGCACCCGGTGCACCCAGTCGCTGGCGCGTTCATACGCATGGGCGAGTCGCAGCAGGTCCAGCTCGCCGTGGTTCGGGCCGATCAGCTGCACGCCCATCGGCAGGTCGGCGGCGCCGAAACCGGCGGGCAGGTTGATCACCGGGTGGCCGGACAACGTCCACGGCGCCACGGTCTCCATCCACCGGTGGTAGGTGTCCATGGTCCGGCCGCCGACCTCGCTGGGCCAGCGCAGCGCGGCGTCGAACGGGAAGATCTGCGCGGTCGGCGCGACCAGGAAGTCGTAGTCGTCGAAGAGCGCCGCGACGTGCGCGTGCCACTCGTCGCGGCCGGTGAGCGCCGCGGCGATCTCGCGCACCCCCATCCGCAAGTAGCCCTCCACCTCGAAGACCGCCTCCGGTTTGAGCGACGCGCGGGTGCTTTCGTCGGCGTGCAGCTCGTGCAGCGTCTGGCCGGTCATCCAGTGCCGCCACAGCAGGAACGTCTCCCAGGCCTGCTCGACGGGCAGCTCGCGCTCCACCGGCTCGACGACGCAGCCGATCTCCTCGAATGTGCCCAGCGCCGAGGCGCACACCGCCAGCACGCCGGGTTCGGTCGGCAGGTAGCCGCCGAAGTCGCCGAGCCAGCCGATCCGCAGGCCGTCGACGCGGTGCTCCAGCGGTTCGGCGAACACCGCGGGGTCCTGCTCGACGCCCAGCGGGGCGCGCGGATCGGGTCCGGCCATAGTGGACAGCAGCATCGCCAGGTCGCGCACGGTGCGGGCCATCGGGCCGGCCACGGAGGGTTCGCTGAGGAAGCCGGGTTTCGGGACGCGGCCGAAGCTCGGGCGCAGCCCGAGCACGTGGCAGAACGCGGCGGGATTGCGCAACGACCCCATGAAGTCGCTGCCGTCGGCGACCGGCAGCATCCGCAGCGACAGGGCCGCCGCGGCACCGCCGCTGCTGCCGCCCGCGGACCGGGACGGGTCGAACGGGTTGACCGTGGTGCCGAAGACGCGGTTGAAGGTGTGCGAACCCAGGCCGAACTCGGGCACGTTGGTCTTGCCGATCACGATGGCACCCGCATCGCGCATCCGGCGCACGGCGATCTCGTCGTCGTCGGCGGTCTGCCCGGCCAGGATCGGAGAACCCTTGCTGGTGGGGAATCCCTCGGCGTCGGCGAGGTCCTTCACCGCGATCGGGAAGCCGTGCATCCAGCCCTTGTACTCGCCGCGCGCCAGCTCCTCGTCGCGCTTCGCGGCCTGCTCGAGCAGCTTCTCGTCGTCGGCGCGCGACACGATCGCGTTCACCAGCGGGTTGAAGCGGTCGATGTGGTCCAGGTAGGTCCGCATCACCTCGGCACAGGAGACCTCGCGGCGGCGGATCAGCCAGGACAGCTCGACGGCGTCCAGCAACACCAGGTCCGAGATGCGGGAGGAGGGCAGGCCTGCCCCGGGTGCGATGCCCACGTCGGCACACATTGGACCGGCCGGTCACCCGCGTCAACCGGCATTCGGGGAGTCCGTGCGGTCGCTGTTCGTGATCGGTCCCGCGCCTCGGCGGCATCGGGAGGCGTTGGTCACGTTGCCGTTGTCCGCCGCCGACGGGGCGCGCAGGCTGGACTTTCCTGGTAGGACCAATCCTGGTCGTCCTGGCGGCCCGGGGTGGTGCTGCCCCCGAGCCCGCTGAGGAGCGCCGATGCCCGCAGCGTCCGTCGACGGCCGTCCGGTGACCGGCCGGCTCGCGACGACGCGGGTGCTCGGTTCGGTGGCGGTGGTGGTGGTGGGTGTCTGCGTCTCGCCCGTGTTCCTGGTCGGCGGCCTCGGCGTGCAGTTGCAGCAGGAACTGCGCTTCGGTGCGGCGACCCTCGGCGTCGCGGCGGCGGGTTTCTTCGCCGTGGCCGCGGTTTCCTCCCGGGTGATGGGCTCGGTCGTCGAGCGCATCGGGTACCGGCGCGGCATGCGGCTTGCCGCGGCGTCGAGCTCCCTGTGCCTGCTCGGCCTCGCGGTCGCGCCCTGTACCGGCTGGATGCTGGCGGTGCTGTGGGTCGCGGGCCTGCCCAACGCGCTCGGGCAGCCCGCGGCGAACGTGATGATCACCGAAGGCGTCCCGGTGCGCAGGCGGGGCCTGGGCTTCGGCGTCAAGCAGTCGGCCATCCCGATCGCCACCCTGCTGGCGGGCATCACCGTGCCGCTGGTGGCGCTGACCATCGGCTGGCGCTGAGTGTTCGTGTTCGCCGCGGTGCTCGGCGTCCTCGCGGCGCTCACCGTCCCGGCGGTGCCCGGCGCGGCCCGGGCGCCCGCAGGGCAAGGCACGAGCCGGGCGCCCGTCGGTCGCTTCGGCGCGCTGCTGCTGATCGCGATCAGCGGAGGGCTGGGCTCGGCCGCCGCCAACGCGCTCGGGGCCTTCGTGACCACCACCGCCGTGCACGTCGGGTTCAGCCCCGCGGCGGCCGGCCTGGTGCTCGCACTGGGTTCGGTGGCGGGGCTGACGATCCGGCTGCTCGCCGGTGTCGCGGCCGACCGCTGGAACCCCGACCTGCTGCGCGTGGTCACCGCGATGCTGCTGGTCGGCTCGGTCGGCTACGGGCTCATGGCGCTGGGTACGCCGCCGCTCCTCCTGGCAGGTGTGGCGTTCGGTTTCGGCGCGGGCTGGGCCTGGCCGGGACTGCTCAACTTCGCGGTCGCCAGGATCGCCCCGGACCGCGTAGCCCGCGCTACGTCGTTCAGCCAGTCCGGCGTCTACTTCGGGGGCAGCGCGGGACCGCTGCTCTTCGGCTTCATCGCCGAACAGGCCGGCCTCACCGCAGCCTGGCTGGCCGCCGGCTCGGCGGCGATCGTCGCGGCCGTCCTGCTGCTGTTCGTCAAGAGGTAGGGACTCCTAGCCCGGCTTGCGGGCCAGGCCGCCGTGGACGACGCGGTAGCGGGGGACCGCCGAGGCCTGGTCGGGATCGGGCCGCCAGTCGGTGACGTGGCTGGTGCCCTGCGGCACCACCTCGAAGTCGCCGAAGAGGGCGTCGATCCACCTCGCGGACCGGGCGACCAGCGGGTCGGCGGTTTCGGCGTAGAAGCGCTCCATGGTGCCCGCGGTCGCCGGGTCGTGGTCGGCGGTGAGGTGGGTGATCGCCAGGTGCGAGTCCGGCGCCAGCGCCTTGCGGTAGGTCTCGACCAGCGCCGCCGGGGAGTCGCGGTCGGGCACGAAGTGCAGCACCGCCGACATCAGCAGCGCCACCGGGCGGTCGAAGTCGATCAGCGCCTCCGCCTCCGGCGACCGCAGCACCGACTCCGGGTCGCGGCAGTCGGCCTCGATGATCGCCGCGCGCGGTTCGTCGTCGAGCAGCGACCGGCTGTGGGCGACGGTCAGCGGCTCGTTGTCGACGTAGAGCACCCGGAACTCCGAGGTGCGCCTGCGGGCCACCTCGTGCACGTGGCCGATGGTGGGGATGCCCGAGCCCAGGTCGAGGAACTGGTGCACGCCGTGGGCCAGCAGGTACTCGACGGCGCGGCGGACGAACGCCCGGTTGTCCCGGTACACCTCGGTGATCCCGGGAAGCTCGGCCTCCGCGCGCTCGACGAACCGGCGCTCGACGCCGAAGTTGTGGCTGCCGCCGAGGAACGCGTCGTAGATCCGCGCGGCGCAGGGGCGGTCGATGTCCATCTTGCGGGACATCAGGCGCTGCGTGTCGACCATGGCGGACCCCCGGCATGCCGCTGCTCACTACTCCTCGTGTAATCGTACCGTAATCAACCAATGACAGAGTGTGTTCACCCGGTGGGACGCAGGCCGGGGGCAGGAGCCGAACCACGCGGCGGGACGCGGCGGGCGGACGCGGGCGGTGGAGTCCGGCGGGACGAGCGACGACCCGGCGACGGGCTGACCGGAGTCGGCGAACCCGCGCGACCGGCGCCGTCGGCCGGTGGGCGAAGAGGAGCCGGGGGATGACCAGGCCGACGGCGGCCGGCCGACAACGCCGCCGACCGGCGGCATCGGCGGGATCAGCCGCCGTGGGCGCTGGTCTACGATCCCCCGGTCGAGGGACACAAGAGGGCGGGTGCTGATGGCGAAGACGAGGCGGGCCTTCCTTTTCGACCTTGCGGTGGTCGTGCTGTTCAGCTGCCTGTACGTGCTCGCGGTCCTCGTCGAGCCCGGGCCTCCCGGCATGTCGGGGTGGTGGACGCTGCTGTTCAGCTTCCCGGCGATCTGCACGCTGATGCTGCGCAGGCGGTGGCCGTGGATCCCGCTGGTCACCACGACGTCGGCGGCCATCGTGCTCACCCTGCTCGACCTCAGCTGGGGCCCGACCAGCTTCCCGATCCTGTTCTCGGTCTACTCGGTCTGCCGCACGAGCGGGCCGCTCGGCTCGACGGTCGCGGCGATGGTGGCGATGGTCTGGCCGTTCTTCTACTCGTTCCCCGCGCCGACCATGATCGAGGGCGTGGCCAGCGTGGTCTACGCGGGTGTGGACCTGTTCATGGTCGTCGGCTGGGGCTACGCGGCCCGGGTCGGCAGCCTGCGCGCCGCCCAGCTCGAACGCACCGTCGCGCTGCTCGACCAGGCCCGCGACCAGCTCGCGGTCGAGGCCGCGGCATCGGAACGGGCCCGCATCGCGCGGGAGTTCCACGACATCGTCTCGCACAACCTCTCGGTGGTCGCCCTTCGCGCCGGGGTCGCCCGCGCGCTGGTCGACCGCGACCCCGGGCACGCCCGCGAGACGCTGCGCGACCTGGAGGTGACCTCCAGCGCCGCGCTGAGCGAGATGCGCACGATGCTGGGCGCGCTGCGCGCCGACACCAGCGCCGGCGCCGTCACCGACGAGGCCGACCTGCAGCCGATGCCGCGCCTGGACAAGGTCGAGGACCTGATCGGGTCGCTGCGCGAGGCGGGTGTGTCGTGGCGGCTGGAACGCAGGGGCAGCATCCGCGAACTGGGGTCCGGGCTGGAGCTCACGGCGTTCCGCGTCGTGCAGGAGGCGGTGACCAACGTGCTCAAGCACGCCGGTCCCGGGTACGCCCGGGTGCTGCTGGAATACGGCACGGCCGCGCTGCGCATCGAGATCACCAACCACGTCACCGGCGGCCGCAGGCGCGGCAACGGCGCGCGCGGGCCGTCGTCCGGGCACGGGTTGATCGGCCTGCGCGAACGCGTCGCGCTGGTCGGCGGAACGTTCACCGCCCATCCGGTACAAGGCGGGTTCCACCTGGAGGCCGTGCTACCGTGCGCGGAAAATTCGGACCTGGTCTGAGCCGGAACTCCAGCCGGCACCGGGCCTGATCGGAGGGGGTCCGCCGATGCAGCCTTCGGACACGACGATCGTGGTCGCGGATGATCAGGCGATGATCCGCGCCGGCCTGGTGGCCCTGCTGTCGGCGGAGCCGGACCTGCGGGTGCTGGCCGAGGCCGCCGACGGGCAGGCGGCGGTCGCCGCCGTGCAGCGCCGCAGGCCCGACGTCGTTCTGATGGACGTCCGGATGCCGGGGGTGGACGGCATCACCGCCGCCCGCGAGATCGTCGACATCACCGACGGCCAGACCTCGGTGATCATGCTGACCGTCCACGACCTGGACGAGTACGTCTACGCCGCCCTGCGCGCGGGCGCGAGCGGCTTCCTGCTCAAGGACGCCCCGCCGGAGGAGCTGGTCCGCGCGGTCCACACGGTCGCCGCGGGCGACGCGCTGCTGGCGCCGCGGGTGACCAGGCGGCTGCTCCAGCGCTTCGCGTCGCTGGGCGTGCGCGACGCGGGCACCGAGCTCAGCGGCCTGACCGACCGGGAGCGCGACGTGCTGCTGGAGGTCGCCAAGGGCGGCTCCAACGCCGAGATCGCCCGCAACCTCGGGCTGGCCGAGCTGACCGTGAAGTCGCACCTCTACCACGTCATGCAGAAGCTGCACCTGAACTCCCGCACCCAGCTCGTCATCACCGCCTACGAGACTGGCCTGGTCCACCCGGGTCAGCGGGCGATGCCGCCGGCGCAGTGCAGGCGCGAGTCGGCGGGCTGACCCGGTTGATGTAATGAGGGCATGAGTGCACTGAAGGTCGGCCTGATCGGCTACGGCATCGCGGGAGCCGTTTTCCACGCGCCGCTGGTCGCGGCGAACCAGAACCTGCGGCTCGACGCGGTGGTGACCGCCAACCCGCAACGGCGTGCGGCGGTCGAGCAGGACCACCCCGGCACGGCGGTCGTCGACGACCTCGACGCGCTGCTGGAGCGCAGGCCTGACCTCGTGGTCGTCGCCAGCCCCAACCGCACGCACTACGAGCTGACCCGGGCGCTCGTCGACGCCGGAGTCCCGGTGGTCGTGGACAAACCGTTCGTGCCGACGGCGCAGCAGGGGCGCGAGCTGATCGAGCACGCCGCGAGCAAGGACGTGCCGCTGACGGTGTTCCAGAACCGGCGGTGGGACAACGACCTGCTGACGGCGCGGACGCTGATCGAGTCGGGCGAGCTGGGCGCGGTGCTCCGCTTCGAGTCGCGCTTCGAGCGCTGGGTGCCCACGCCCAAGCCGGGCTGGCGGGAGTCCGGTGGTGCCGAGGAGGCCGGCGGGGTGCTCTACGACCTCGGCAGCCACCTGGTCGACCAGGCACTGCTGCTGTTCGGTCCCGTCGAGTCGGTCTACGCCCAGGTCGACCGGCGCAGGGCCGGGGTGGAGGTCGACGACGACTCGTTCGTCGCGCTGGTCCACACCGGCGGGGTCCGCTCGCACCTGTGGATGAGCAAGGTCGCCGCCCAGCACGGCCCCCGGTTCCGTGTCCTCGGCGACCGCGCCGCCTACACCAAGTACGGGCTCGACCCGCAGGAGGCCGCCATGCGCGAGGGCGGCAGCCCGGCCGACCCGGGCTGGGGCGAGGAGCCGCGGGAGCTCTGGGGACAGCTCGGCACGATCGGCGAGAGCCGGACGGTGCCCACCGAGCCTGGGCGGT is a window of Saccharopolyspora erythraea NRRL 2338 DNA encoding:
- a CDS encoding MFS transporter, yielding MPAASVDGRPVTGRLATTRVLGSVAVVVVGVCVSPVFLVGGLGVQLQQELRFGAATLGVAAAGFFAVAAVSSRVMGSVVERIGYRRGMRLAAASSSLCLLGLAVAPCTGWMLAVLWVAGLPNALGQPAANVMITEGVPVRRRGLGFGVKQSAIPIATLLAGITVPLVALTIGWR
- a CDS encoding MFS transporter encodes the protein MFVFAAVLGVLAALTVPAVPGAARAPAGQGTSRAPVGRFGALLLIAISGGLGSAAANALGAFVTTTAVHVGFSPAAAGLVLALGSVAGLTIRLLAGVAADRWNPDLLRVVTAMLLVGSVGYGLMALGTPPLLLAGVAFGFGAGWAWPGLLNFAVARIAPDRVARATSFSQSGVYFGGSAGPLLFGFIAEQAGLTAAWLAAGSAAIVAAVLLLFVKR
- a CDS encoding SAM-dependent methyltransferase, producing MVDTQRLMSRKMDIDRPCAARIYDAFLGGSHNFGVERRFVERAEAELPGITEVYRDNRAFVRRAVEYLLAHGVHQFLDLGSGIPTIGHVHEVARRRTSEFRVLYVDNEPLTVAHSRSLLDDEPRAAIIEADCRDPESVLRSPEAEALIDFDRPVALLMSAVLHFVPDRDSPAALVETYRKALAPDSHLAITHLTADHDPATAGTMERFYAETADPLVARSARWIDALFGDFEVVPQGTSHVTDWRPDPDQASAVPRYRVVHGGLARKPG
- a CDS encoding sensor histidine kinase; its protein translation is MAKTRRAFLFDLAVVVLFSCLYVLAVLVEPGPPGMSGWWTLLFSFPAICTLMLRRRWPWIPLVTTTSAAIVLTLLDLSWGPTSFPILFSVYSVCRTSGPLGSTVAAMVAMVWPFFYSFPAPTMIEGVASVVYAGVDLFMVVGWGYAARVGSLRAAQLERTVALLDQARDQLAVEAAASERARIAREFHDIVSHNLSVVALRAGVARALVDRDPGHARETLRDLEVTSSAALSEMRTMLGALRADTSAGAVTDEADLQPMPRLDKVEDLIGSLREAGVSWRLERRGSIRELGSGLELTAFRVVQEAVTNVLKHAGPGYARVLLEYGTAALRIEITNHVTGGRRRGNGARGPSSGHGLIGLRERVALVGGTFTAHPVQGGFHLEAVLPCAENSDLV
- a CDS encoding response regulator; protein product: MQPSDTTIVVADDQAMIRAGLVALLSAEPDLRVLAEAADGQAAVAAVQRRRPDVVLMDVRMPGVDGITAAREIVDITDGQTSVIMLTVHDLDEYVYAALRAGASGFLLKDAPPEELVRAVHTVAAGDALLAPRVTRRLLQRFASLGVRDAGTELSGLTDRERDVLLEVAKGGSNAEIARNLGLAELTVKSHLYHVMQKLHLNSRTQLVITAYETGLVHPGQRAMPPAQCRRESAG
- a CDS encoding Gfo/Idh/MocA family oxidoreductase, producing the protein MSALKVGLIGYGIAGAVFHAPLVAANQNLRLDAVVTANPQRRAAVEQDHPGTAVVDDLDALLERRPDLVVVASPNRTHYELTRALVDAGVPVVVDKPFVPTAQQGRELIEHAASKDVPLTVFQNRRWDNDLLTARTLIESGELGAVLRFESRFERWVPTPKPGWRESGGAEEAGGVLYDLGSHLVDQALLLFGPVESVYAQVDRRRAGVEVDDDSFVALVHTGGVRSHLWMSKVAAQHGPRFRVLGDRAAYTKYGLDPQEAAMREGGSPADPGWGEEPRELWGQLGTIGESRTVPTEPGRYQAFYDAVVSALRDGGPLPVDPRDSVAGIEIIEAARRSAENGTVERLEQNG